The DNA region TCTCTTGGTTCATTGCTTGATAATGTAATATCTTAACACTCTAATATATCATACATGAAAGGCTTCCCATTAACATACATTTTTTCTTTGTACAGGAAGAAAAGAGCAATGAAACTAAGGTGGAGACAATAACTCTTGAAGAACCAAAGGTTAAAGAAGAAGCCGCCATTGTCGAGGCGCCAAAGAAAGTGGAAGAAGCCATTGTTGACGCTCCAAAGGAGGCCCCAAAGAAAGAAGAAGTCATTGTTGAGGCTCCAAAGGAGGCCCCAAAGAAAGAAGAAGTCATTGTTGAGGCAAAAACAATGGTTGAAGctgaaaagcaaaagaaaaaggaagaagaagaagaagaagaagatgagatTATTGTTTTGGCTGAAAAGAAAAGTGAAGGAGCTAAGAAAGAAGAACCCATTGTAAAAGAAGTGAAAACTGAGGCACCCATTGTTTGATCATAGGGAAATGTAAGggaaagtttatatatatatgtatgtgagaACTAAGGATAAAGAAGAAAAACAGGAGGAGGAAGAAGCAAAGGAAACTAGCAACATATGTAATCATAAACTCACaatattttatgttgtttgaTTTTATGTTTATTTGGGAAATGGAgggaaaatgtgtttattttttgaattttttaacttaatttaattttttttagattacttaaaattaaatatcttttataaaagaattaagaaaaacacattgaaaataatatgaa from Gossypium hirsutum isolate 1008001.06 chromosome A04, Gossypium_hirsutum_v2.1, whole genome shotgun sequence includes:
- the LOC107923726 gene encoding FK506-binding protein 4 isoform X2, whose translation is MGACATKPKVLKDENSPATVPAPEPIKEESVQPVETKDEPVVVKEADETKPNSLGSLLDNEEKSNETKVETITLEEPKVKEEAAIVEAPKKVEEAIVDAPKEAPKKEEVIVEAKTMVEAEKQKKKEEEEEEEDEIIVLAEKKSEGAKKEEPIVKEVKTEAPIV
- the LOC107923726 gene encoding protein TonB isoform X1 — protein: MGACATKPKVLKDENSPATVPAPEPIKEESVQPVETKDEPVVVKEADETKPNSLGSLLDNEEKSNETKVETITLEEPKVKEEAAIVEAPKKVEEAIVDAPKEAPKKEEVIVEAPKEAPKKEEVIVEAKTMVEAEKQKKKEEEEEEEDEIIVLAEKKSEGAKKEEPIVKEVKTEAPIV
- the LOC107923726 gene encoding FK506-binding protein 4 isoform X3, with amino-acid sequence MGACATKPKVLKDENSPATVPAPEPIKEESVQPVETKDEPVVVKEADETKPNSLGSLLDNEEKSNETKVETITLEEPKVKEEAAIVEAPKKVEEAIVDAPKEAPKKEEVIVEAKTMVEAEKQKKKEEEEEEEDEIIVLAEKKSEGAKKEEPIVKEVKTEAPIV